CGATGCCTTTGCCCCCGACGCGGTGCGCATCACCTTTACCAACGAGGGCATCACCATTCCGCCGGAGAAGCTTGCCCGGGTGTTTGAAAAATTCTACCGCGCCGACGAGGCCCGCGCCAGCGCAAGCGGCGGCGCGGGCGTGGGGCTTGCCATCGTCAAGCGCATCGTGGAGGCGCACGCAGGCGCCATCACTGCCGAGAGCGCCAACATGCGCACCGCCTTCTCGGTGGTATTGCCTTTGAGCGGCCCGCCTGAAGGCGCCACGCAGCCCCCCTCGCCACTACTCGCCCCGCCCATCACCCAGGGCGCGCCCGCATCGGACATCCCCAGCGAGGCCGCGCAGGGAGATGCGCCAGCCCCCCACACCACGCATGAGGCGTTGCCGCAGGCGCCCCAGGCCGGGCAAACGGACGCGCCCGACGTGATGGGCGGCGGGGAACCGCCGAAGGGATAGGCAAAGCGCCTTCCACAGCAAAAATGGACCGCCGCGCATTTCACTGGATGCGCGGCGGCCCTTTTATCTTTTATGTACTTGCGTGTTTTGCCCCGTGGCAGCGGACGCTGCCGCGCGCGTTCGCGCAGCATAAATTCGCCCACCATGGGGCCGTTACGCCGCGTCCTTTGGATGCGTGTAATCCGTAGGCACCGGCTCAGGCGCCTTTTTGCGCTCCCAGCTGCCCTCCCAGGCGCGCAGGTAGGGGTAGGGATCAAACGCCTCGCCCAGGGGGTTGTACAGGCCAAAGTGCAGGTGCGGCACAAACTGGCCCGTGGTGCCCTCCGGCCCGTAGCCGGAACTGCCCACATAGCCGATCAGCTGGCCCTTTTCCACGTGCGCGCCCTGCGTGATGCCCTCGGCGTAGGACGACAGGTGCGCATAGTAGTAGTACACCTCATGCTCGTCCGTGACGCCCAGCCGCCAGCCGCCCAGCTCCAGCCAGCCCTGCTTGGTCACCTCTCCCGATGCGCAGGCGTACACGGGCGTGCCCTCCGGCGCGAACAGATCCACGCCCTCGTGCTTGCGCGTGCCCCCATAGGTGCGCGCATCGCCCCAGGAGTCGCTGTAATCGTAGGCGCTACCCCGATCAAGCGGGAATCCCCTGTCCACAAGCAGCGCGTCCACATCCGCCAGGGTGTCCATGCGGCGCTGGGCCTCCTTGCGGTCGTTCTCATCGGTGATGAGCGCCATCAGCCCCCCTGCATCCTGCAGCTTTTTTGCCGTATCCACCGCGCGCTGCGTCTCCACCGCATCGGCAAGGGCGGTGTTGTCGTAGGAC
Above is a window of Maliibacterium massiliense DNA encoding:
- a CDS encoding M23 family metallopeptidase, with the protein product MNQGIRKRIYIPFVIVMLLIACAMLASMMFMQSCQKKADTLYTKIHPGALEAIFYASHQTGVPWREIAVALSYDNTALADAVETQRAVDTAKKLQDAGGLMALITDENDRKEAQRRMDTLADVDALLVDRGFPLDRGSAYDYSDSWGDARTYGGTRKHEGVDLFAPEGTPVYACASGEVTKQGWLELGGWRLGVTDEHEVYYYYAHLSSYAEGITQGAHVEKGQLIGYVGSSGYGPEGTTGQFVPHLHFGLYNPLGEAFDPYPYLRAWEGSWERKKAPEPVPTDYTHPKDAA